The genomic stretch AGTGAATAGTCCGATTGTCAGTATGTATCCATACTATTTCAGGAGCATAAACTAGTCATTTATGGCGCAAATAATGATTAAGAAACAATTTACGGCTAGGTTTACATATCTTGTTTGTGTTTACTTCTATTATTCCAATATATTGGGCGATGGTATGCTACATAACAAGATTTTCGGAAAAATATAAACTGCCAAATTATCCTGTAATTGTGCGAACAAGTCTAGATATATATGTCTTACAATTACATTGTAGCATTTGTTTAGCTCTAGTTATTGTTATAATGAATGTAGTTAttaaccttaaatattattttttttagagttaAACCTTCTGATGCAATGAATGAAACAAATCCAGCCGCTATGTCAACGTCGTTAAATGTAAGTGCTCAGACGGAAGCAACTCTGGTGGAACAAATGTATAACATCTCCAATGTTCACAATAAAACCAATGCCACATCAGGAAGAGATGAGGCCCTTGCAAAAGTCGAGATCGCCGTTCTCGCTGGTATTCTGTTTATGGCGGTTTTTGGTAACATGCTGGTTATTGCAATTCTTATGTACAGGGAGCGAAAACTAAGCAGGATGCAACTGTTTATTATCCACCTTGCGGCGGCAGACATTTCAGTTGGCCTTTTCCAGGTTCTACCGCAGTTGATGATGGACATAACCTATAGATTCGACGGAAATAATTTCTTGTGTAAGCTCGTGATGTACATGCAAGTCGCAACAATGTATAGTTCTACGTACGTACTCATTATGACGGCGGTGGACAGGTACATGTCCATTTGTCATCCGCTGATGTCTCAAACGTGGACATCAAGGCGAGTGCATGTTATGGCGTGTATTGCCTGGCTTATCTCGGCAATATTTGCGACGCCACAGTTATTTATTTTCTCATACAAAGAAAGCGACGGCGTCAACATATGTGGAGATAATTTTGATAGCACAAATTTGTGGCCAATGCAGACCTACGTCACCTGGATTTTCCTGTCCGTATACGCAATTCCATTTACGATTCTGACAGCCTGCTATTCGAAAATTTGTATTGTAGTGTGGATTAGCGTTAATGCCAAAGAAAACCACAGTGGTAACCCCAAAAAGAAACATTTGCTTCGAAATGGAACGAGTTGTCAGTTACAAGGGACAAATAAAGTATTAAATCCCCGAGCACATTCTAAGAAATTGTCAAAGTCTAAAATTAAGACCGTCAAATTGACATTGGCAGTCGTGACCTGCTTCATCGTATGTTGGGCACCGTTCTTCATAACCCAGATGTGGGCCGCATACGACATCAGCTCTCCTTATTACACAAGTAAGTTTTAATATGTGTGTACTGATGAACCTGATTATAACATACGTATTAGATTGTTCATACTTTTCATCACAGGCACCTATAcaacacaagttaaatttaaaCAGGCGATTGCATAAATGCAGCCGTGTATTCAACATAACAATTCTCCTTTTATCTACCATCTACCTTTATGTTGAATGTTCGATTTGTATGCACTTTATATGCACTTAAATGCTTTGATGGGGAGGGATACACTTAATCtaagcatattaaaataaagaCATTATTATAGCTTGTCTATCTACATTCTGCTAAATCATATGTTTTGTCCAT from Dreissena polymorpha isolate Duluth1 chromosome 10, UMN_Dpol_1.0, whole genome shotgun sequence encodes the following:
- the LOC127848785 gene encoding annetocin receptor-like yields the protein MNETNPAAMSTSLNVSAQTEATLVEQMYNISNVHNKTNATSGRDEALAKVEIAVLAGILFMAVFGNMLVIAILMYRERKLSRMQLFIIHLAAADISVGLFQVLPQLMMDITYRFDGNNFLCKLVMYMQVATMYSSTYVLIMTAVDRYMSICHPLMSQTWTSRRVHVMACIAWLISAIFATPQLFIFSYKESDGVNICGDNFDSTNLWPMQTYVTWIFLSVYAIPFTILTACYSKICIVVWISVNAKENHSGNPKKKHLLRNGTSCQLQGTNKVLNPRAHSKKLSKSKIKTVKLTLAVVTCFIVCWAPFFITQMWAAYDISSPYYTSHVMAITLLLASLNSCTNPWIYLAFSSRLCNRRQPMNSTKTWLSTANTYVTDAGNDTLRMRNMHKESRSLSGT